The following coding sequences are from one Tolumonas lignilytica window:
- a CDS encoding TetR/AcrR family transcriptional regulator: MSQEKNEIIMAQAEQLFIEHGFHGTSMQMIAKAAGIAAGTVYLHFPSKEVLIRTIYRRAASAMLDCLLAGHDATRAPFEQYRHFWLNAYHGLRDKQNMVHFKELYERSPFFNDDDRLWADQLWQPVDAFYQQGIASGLFRNMPICMLGYLSIGSLLSIAQAQRVNPFEMTPELEDQLLQAGWHAILAQ; this comes from the coding sequence ATGTCGCAGGAAAAAAACGAAATCATCATGGCCCAGGCAGAGCAGTTGTTCATCGAACATGGCTTTCATGGTACCTCAATGCAAATGATTGCGAAGGCCGCCGGGATCGCGGCAGGAACGGTTTATCTGCATTTCCCGAGTAAAGAGGTTCTGATCCGGACGATTTATCGTCGGGCTGCCAGTGCCATGCTGGATTGTTTACTGGCCGGTCACGATGCGACACGAGCTCCTTTCGAACAATACCGCCATTTTTGGTTGAATGCCTATCACGGGCTGCGTGACAAACAAAATATGGTGCATTTCAAAGAATTGTATGAACGTTCCCCATTCTTTAATGATGACGATCGACTCTGGGCTGACCAACTCTGGCAACCGGTTGATGCGTTTTATCAACAAGGCATTGCCAGCGGCCTGTTCCGGAACATGCCGATCTGCATGTTGGGCTATCTAAGCATTGGCTCATTATTGAGTATTGCTCAAGCCCAACGTGTCAATCCCTTTGAAATGACTCCAGAACTGGAAGACCAACTGCTTCAGGCCGGTTGGCATGCCATTCTGGCCCAGTGA
- a CDS encoding beta-galactosidase — protein MQLAQCLARRDWQNPAVTSLHRLPAHTPQRSWRNIEAARQEQSSPSFVSLNGEWQFSYFSAPERVPESWLQADLTDSQPIPVPANWQMQGYDIPIYTNIKYPFPCTPPTVPEENPTGCYSTTFTVDAAWLASGQTRVIFDGVNSAFYLWCNGQWVGYSQDSRLPAEFDLTPYLQAGPNRLAVLVLRWSDGNYLEDQDMWRMSGIFRDVSLLHKPDTRLANILVRPELDACYRDAQLHLQIEVAGEVAGHQVSVWLYDAEDALLCERRPLGTAAIDEKGAYHDRLLLSLPVREPRQWSAEIPNLYRLVVALETCDGELVEAEAYDVGFRSVEIKNGLLLVNGKAVLIRGANRHEFHPERGQAVRPEDMLQDVLLMKRYNFNAVRTSHYPNHPYWYQLCDRLGLYVVDEANIETHGMTPMSRLSDDPSWTGAFTERVTRMVQRDFNHPSIIIWSLGNESGHGAVQDSMYRWIKSRDPSRPVQYEGGGANTAATDIVCPMYARVDEDQPFPAVPKWAIKKWIGLPGETRPLILCEYAHAMNNSLGGFARYWQAFRQYPRLQGGFIWDFVDQGIRRISADGQAYWAYGGDFGDTPNDRQFCLNGVFFPDRTPHPSLYEVQKAQQFFQFKLLSVTPLTIEVQSEYLFRHSDNEQLRWQIMQQGELKAFGEFALSVGPEERVILTLSQDLPHLEAGIEAWLDVSVHVVHETPWTEAGFAVAKEQWPLPVALAAPTTATTVEALPLLEDMGHVWQISAGSQRWWLDKASGLLSDWQQDGQALLLSPLQEQFIRAPIDNDIGASEADHVDPNAYIARWQAAGLNQLQSRCFAMTAYAGAEGVMIQVARGHYHDDRLLLRSDWQYQFTAQGALTLTVTTQVAEGLPSLARIGMVLHLADGAEQVSWFGRGPHENYPDRQSSAHIGYWQFPLAEMHTPYIFPCENGLRCDTRYLQLGRLKIQGLFHFRVSPYSTTQLAATRYQYQLQPEKGVYLHLDGYHMGIGGDDSWSPSVHPDHQLGAGTYRYQVTLEYKR, from the coding sequence ATGCAACTGGCTCAGTGTCTGGCGCGTCGTGACTGGCAAAATCCGGCGGTAACCTCTCTGCATCGTCTGCCCGCGCATACCCCGCAGCGCAGCTGGCGTAATATTGAGGCCGCCCGGCAGGAACAATCTTCCCCCTCTTTTGTCAGCCTGAATGGCGAGTGGCAATTCAGTTATTTCAGCGCACCGGAACGGGTGCCGGAAAGCTGGTTACAGGCCGATTTAACCGACAGTCAACCCATTCCCGTTCCTGCAAACTGGCAAATGCAGGGCTATGACATCCCTATTTACACCAACATCAAATATCCGTTTCCCTGCACACCGCCAACGGTACCGGAAGAAAACCCAACCGGGTGTTATTCCACCACCTTTACGGTCGATGCGGCGTGGTTGGCTTCAGGCCAGACCCGCGTCATTTTCGACGGCGTGAATTCCGCATTTTATCTCTGGTGCAACGGGCAGTGGGTTGGTTATTCCCAGGATAGTCGTTTACCGGCGGAATTCGATCTGACGCCTTACCTGCAGGCGGGGCCAAACCGTCTGGCGGTGTTGGTGCTGCGCTGGTCAGATGGCAACTATCTGGAAGATCAGGATATGTGGCGCATGAGCGGTATTTTCCGCGATGTGTCGTTACTGCATAAACCCGATACCCGACTGGCTAATATCCTCGTTCGTCCTGAGCTGGATGCCTGCTATCGGGATGCACAGTTGCATCTGCAGATCGAGGTAGCCGGTGAGGTGGCCGGGCATCAGGTTAGCGTTTGGTTATATGATGCCGAAGACGCACTGTTATGCGAACGTCGGCCGCTTGGCACCGCTGCCATCGATGAAAAAGGGGCCTATCATGATCGGCTGCTGCTCTCGCTGCCTGTCAGGGAACCGCGGCAGTGGTCAGCGGAAATCCCGAATCTTTACCGGCTGGTGGTCGCACTGGAGACGTGCGACGGAGAACTGGTTGAGGCAGAAGCCTATGATGTGGGCTTTCGCAGCGTCGAGATTAAAAATGGCCTGTTGCTGGTCAATGGCAAGGCGGTACTGATCCGTGGCGCGAACCGGCATGAATTCCATCCAGAGCGAGGTCAGGCAGTACGTCCGGAAGACATGCTGCAGGATGTCCTGCTGATGAAGCGCTATAACTTTAATGCCGTCAGAACCTCGCATTACCCCAATCATCCTTACTGGTATCAGTTGTGTGACCGACTGGGGCTTTATGTGGTTGACGAGGCCAATATTGAAACGCACGGCATGACGCCGATGAGCCGTCTGTCGGATGATCCCAGCTGGACAGGCGCTTTCACCGAGCGCGTGACCCGGATGGTGCAACGCGATTTTAACCACCCATCGATCATTATCTGGTCACTGGGAAATGAATCAGGACATGGCGCGGTACAAGACAGCATGTATCGCTGGATCAAGTCCCGCGATCCCAGCCGTCCGGTGCAGTATGAAGGCGGTGGCGCAAATACCGCCGCCACCGATATTGTCTGCCCGATGTATGCGCGCGTCGATGAGGATCAGCCCTTCCCGGCGGTGCCCAAATGGGCAATCAAGAAGTGGATTGGTCTGCCGGGTGAGACTCGTCCGCTGATCCTCTGCGAATATGCGCATGCGATGAACAACAGTCTCGGCGGTTTTGCCCGTTACTGGCAGGCATTCCGGCAATATCCGCGTCTGCAGGGCGGATTTATCTGGGATTTCGTCGATCAGGGGATCCGCCGGATCAGTGCTGATGGGCAAGCCTATTGGGCCTATGGCGGGGATTTTGGGGATACGCCCAATGATCGCCAATTCTGCCTGAACGGGGTGTTCTTCCCCGATCGCACCCCCCATCCGTCATTGTATGAGGTACAGAAAGCCCAGCAGTTCTTCCAATTTAAGTTGCTGAGCGTGACTCCTCTGACGATAGAGGTGCAAAGCGAATACCTGTTCCGGCACAGTGATAACGAGCAGTTACGCTGGCAAATCATGCAGCAGGGGGAGCTGAAAGCCTTTGGGGAATTCGCGCTATCAGTTGGCCCGGAAGAGCGCGTGATCCTGACACTAAGCCAGGATTTACCTCATTTGGAGGCCGGCATTGAAGCCTGGCTGGATGTGTCGGTGCATGTAGTACATGAGACGCCATGGACGGAAGCTGGCTTTGCGGTAGCGAAAGAGCAATGGCCGTTGCCGGTTGCATTGGCCGCGCCAACGACAGCAACGACGGTTGAGGCATTGCCGTTACTGGAAGATATGGGGCATGTCTGGCAGATCTCGGCCGGTTCACAACGCTGGTGGCTGGATAAAGCATCGGGTCTGTTAAGTGACTGGCAACAGGATGGACAGGCGTTGTTGTTGTCGCCATTGCAGGAACAGTTCATCAGGGCGCCCATTGATAACGATATCGGCGCCAGTGAGGCGGATCATGTTGATCCTAATGCCTATATCGCCCGCTGGCAGGCGGCCGGTTTAAACCAGTTGCAGAGTCGTTGCTTCGCGATGACAGCTTATGCGGGTGCTGAGGGCGTGATGATCCAGGTGGCACGCGGGCATTACCACGACGACCGGTTGTTACTGCGTTCTGACTGGCAATATCAGTTTACGGCACAAGGTGCACTGACGCTGACGGTCACGACGCAGGTTGCGGAAGGGTTACCTTCATTGGCCCGGATCGGGATGGTGTTGCATCTGGCGGATGGCGCCGAGCAAGTCAGCTGGTTTGGGCGTGGTCCGCATGAAAATTATCCGGATCGCCAGTCATCAGCCCATATCGGTTACTGGCAGTTTCCGCTCGCTGAAATGCATACACCTTATATCTTCCCCTGTGAAAACGGTCTGCGTTGTGACACGCGCTATTTGCAACTGGGAAGGCTGAAGATTCAGGGCTTGTTCCATTTCCGCGTTAGCCCATACAGCACGACACAACTGGCTGCGACGCGCTATCAGTATCAGCTACAGCCGGAAAAGGGAGTCTATCTGCATCTGGATGGTTACCATATGGGGATCGGCGGCGATGACTCCTGGAGCCCGAGCGTCCATCCCGATCATCAGTTGGGGGCGGGAACGTATCGCTATCAGGTGACGCTGGAATATAAAAGATAG
- the glnE gene encoding bifunctional [glutamate--ammonia ligase]-adenylyl-L-tyrosine phosphorylase/[glutamate--ammonia-ligase] adenylyltransferase — MTSSTVLPLPALLSELANRQWQRLLERADTTQQALFFAHQPMLLRLLALSDFVAEACIQSPAMLAEMLTNEHYLQAERSDSYAPLLQQALAEIENEEQLKRVLRQFRRQQMVLIAWRELLGLSTVQESFTHLSVLAESLIMAAYDWLYARMCREVGTPIGRDSHEPQRMLIFGMGKLGGGELNFSSDIDLIFAYPERGFTQGGRRELDNQSFFTRLGQQLIQALHQQTVDGQVYRVDMRLRPFGDSGPLVASFAALEDYYQQHGRNWERYAMVKARIMGPENADSRYLMQMLRPFIYRRYVDFGAIDALRKMKGMIVAEIRRKGLKNDIKLGAGGIRDVEFIVQAHQLIRGGREPGLQVRHMPAALAALRDYQVISTEEYQTLHEGYHYLRRVENILQEIADQQTQTLPDNDRDRWRVAVAMGHASWEDFNRELQQVHAQVNQLFREVIGEQEEQESDVPAWWQDVWHGHLSAADLTLLLQQQAITDAEKLATELVALRDECAHRPIGPQGREALAKLMPRLLNLLVQDEAPTALLIRIRQVLLQIATRSAYLQLLAENPGALKQLLKLCAATPLVAEQLARYPVLLDELLDPAQLYHPTPLEQYRDELRQYLLRVPEEDVEQQMEAMRQFKQIQLLKIVAADIVGALPLMKVSDHLTWLAEALLSEVINQAWNQLTGKHGVPPQTVQHGGKNFAVIAYGKLGGIELGYGSDLDVVFIHGGDHDDGYTNGDKPISVRQFYVRLAQKIIHLSETRTTSGILYEIDMELRPSGASGMLVSSLKAFEHYQQHDAWVWEHQALVRARAVYGDDLLLREFARVRAAVLSQHRDIAMLAQSVADMRAKMRTHLLRGTAEQFDLKQGAGGMIDIEFIAQFMVLAYAEQHPALLTHWSDNVHIFESCVAAGLLSEAEATTLKNAYLLIRDRAHRCTLSGLIRIIDGQELQAERTAVISLWHQLIESHLPAN; from the coding sequence ATGACCTCATCGACTGTACTTCCTTTACCTGCCTTGTTGTCTGAATTGGCGAACCGGCAGTGGCAACGGCTGTTGGAACGCGCTGATACTACGCAGCAAGCCTTGTTTTTCGCTCATCAGCCGATGCTGTTACGCTTGCTGGCCTTATCTGATTTTGTCGCCGAAGCCTGTATTCAGTCGCCCGCCATGCTGGCCGAAATGCTGACCAACGAACATTATCTGCAGGCCGAACGCAGTGACAGTTACGCGCCGTTATTACAGCAGGCACTGGCTGAGATCGAGAACGAAGAACAACTGAAACGGGTATTACGCCAATTCCGTCGTCAACAGATGGTGCTGATTGCCTGGCGGGAGCTGCTCGGTTTATCGACGGTTCAGGAGAGTTTTACCCATCTATCGGTGTTGGCGGAAAGCCTGATCATGGCCGCCTATGACTGGTTATATGCGCGGATGTGCCGGGAGGTGGGTACGCCGATTGGGCGCGACAGCCATGAGCCGCAACGCATGCTGATCTTTGGTATGGGGAAACTGGGTGGCGGCGAGCTTAATTTTTCCTCCGATATCGATTTGATTTTTGCCTATCCCGAACGGGGATTTACGCAAGGTGGCCGGCGGGAGTTGGATAACCAGTCGTTCTTTACCCGTCTGGGGCAGCAACTGATCCAGGCATTGCATCAGCAAACCGTTGACGGACAGGTGTATCGAGTGGATATGCGCCTGCGTCCGTTTGGTGATTCCGGCCCGCTGGTGGCGAGTTTTGCGGCGCTGGAAGATTATTACCAGCAGCATGGCCGCAACTGGGAACGCTATGCGATGGTCAAGGCCCGGATCATGGGGCCGGAAAACGCAGATAGCCGTTATCTGATGCAGATGCTGAGGCCGTTCATTTACCGACGTTATGTCGACTTCGGCGCGATTGATGCCTTGCGCAAAATGAAGGGCATGATCGTGGCTGAAATCCGGCGCAAGGGGTTGAAAAACGACATCAAACTGGGTGCTGGGGGTATTCGGGATGTCGAATTTATCGTGCAGGCGCATCAGCTGATCCGCGGTGGTCGGGAGCCGGGGCTACAGGTGCGGCATATGCCCGCGGCACTGGCGGCCTTGCGTGATTATCAGGTGATCAGTACCGAAGAATATCAGACGCTGCACGAAGGCTATCATTACCTGCGGCGGGTAGAGAATATCCTGCAGGAAATCGCCGATCAGCAGACGCAGACGCTGCCCGACAATGATCGTGACCGCTGGAGGGTTGCCGTGGCGATGGGACATGCCAGCTGGGAAGATTTCAATCGCGAATTGCAGCAGGTGCATGCTCAGGTCAACCAACTCTTCCGTGAGGTCATTGGTGAGCAGGAGGAGCAGGAATCGGATGTTCCGGCGTGGTGGCAGGATGTCTGGCATGGCCATTTGTCGGCGGCGGATCTGACATTACTTTTGCAACAACAGGCGATCACCGATGCGGAGAAGCTGGCCACGGAACTGGTCGCGCTGCGTGACGAGTGCGCACATCGTCCCATTGGCCCACAGGGGCGAGAAGCGTTAGCCAAGCTGATGCCCCGCTTATTGAATCTGCTGGTTCAGGACGAGGCGCCTACTGCACTCCTCATCCGTATCCGGCAGGTGCTGTTGCAGATCGCGACCCGTTCGGCGTATCTGCAACTGCTGGCGGAAAATCCCGGTGCGTTGAAACAGTTATTGAAACTGTGTGCGGCCACACCGCTGGTGGCGGAACAACTGGCCCGTTACCCAGTGTTGTTAGATGAATTGCTGGACCCGGCGCAGTTGTATCATCCGACACCGTTGGAGCAGTATCGAGATGAACTGCGGCAATATCTGTTGCGAGTGCCGGAAGAGGATGTCGAGCAGCAGATGGAGGCGATGCGCCAGTTCAAACAGATCCAATTGTTGAAAATTGTCGCAGCCGATATTGTGGGCGCCTTGCCGCTGATGAAGGTCAGCGATCATCTGACTTGGCTGGCAGAAGCCTTGCTGTCAGAAGTGATCAATCAGGCCTGGAACCAACTGACCGGTAAACATGGTGTCCCGCCGCAAACGGTGCAGCATGGCGGGAAAAATTTTGCGGTGATTGCCTACGGCAAACTGGGAGGCATCGAGCTGGGGTATGGTTCTGATCTGGATGTGGTGTTCATTCACGGCGGTGACCATGACGATGGCTATACCAACGGTGACAAACCGATCAGTGTGCGCCAGTTTTATGTCCGTCTGGCTCAGAAGATCATTCATCTGAGCGAAACCCGGACAACATCCGGCATCCTGTACGAAATTGATATGGAACTGCGGCCATCGGGAGCTTCCGGCATGCTGGTGTCCTCGCTGAAGGCCTTTGAACATTATCAGCAACACGATGCCTGGGTCTGGGAACATCAGGCGCTGGTGCGTGCCCGGGCTGTCTACGGTGATGATCTGCTGTTACGAGAATTTGCACGGGTTCGTGCTGCGGTATTAAGCCAACACCGGGATATTGCCATGCTGGCACAATCCGTGGCCGATATGCGCGCCAAGATGCGTACGCATCTGCTGCGTGGCACGGCAGAGCAGTTCGATCTCAAGCAAGGGGCGGGTGGAATGATCGATATCGAATTTATCGCCCAGTTCATGGTGCTGGCCTATGCGGAACAGCATCCGGCCCTGCTGACACACTGGTCAGACAATGTCCATATTTTTGAATCTTGTGTGGCGGCCGGCTTATTGTCGGAAGCGGAAGCGACCACCCTGAAGAATGCCTATTTGCTCATTCGGGATCGCGCCCATCGCTGTACCCTGTCGGGGTTGATCCGGATCATTGATGGACAAGAGCTACAGGCCGAGCGCACGGCGGTGATTTCACTTTGGCATCAGCTGATTGAATCGCATCTGCCTGCCAACTGA
- a CDS encoding multidrug efflux RND transporter permease subunit: protein MRFTDLFIRRPVLAVTISLMMVLFGLEALRGMAVREYPKVTNTVITVTTNYYGASADVIQGFITQPVEQAIAQAENIDYMTSRSQLGSSTITVNMRLNTNPNAALADVLAKVNSVRSQLPKEAEDPSITSSTGSNTSILYIAFSSAALNSSQLTDYLERVIKPQLFTVPGVAKVNLYGGTQFAMRIWLDPLKMGAYNLSSSQVMSVLQANNYQSAPGQATGYFVLYNAEADTQINSTQQLEDLVVASHDGAVIRVRDIAKVTLEKNHDIYRALANGKEAVIIGVDSSPSANPLDIAANVRKLLPDFEHNLPNTMQMKLLYDSTQAINESIHEVLKTIVEAAAIVLVVIALFLGSMRAVVIPIVTIPLSLIGVVMLMQMFGFSINLITLLAMVLAIGLVVDDAIVVVENVDRHIKAGESPFRAAIIGTREIANPVITMTITLAAVYTPIALMGGVTGSIFKEFALTLAGAVFISGVIALTLSPMMCSQMLKAHVNPNRFEKAVENTLNSITAAYSRMLDKVMTRRPVIIAFGLIVLAVMPLLFKLIPAELAPSEDRGAYLMMAKAPNTANLDYIQKNVAEAGNQLMKDPAMSTNLALAGIPNSNQGLAIAILKPWSERDKAPVVLQRTNAALQSIPGVAISSFPFPELPGAGGGLPLQLVITTPNEFRNLFEVASDALAKIKTNRQFVYTDLDLAFDSATMHIKINRDKAGAYGVTMQDIASTLSAMMGDGNVNRVSLNGRSYEVIPQVERQFRLNPESLKNYYVLSASGQSIPLSNLVSVELKSEIRALPHYNQLNAATIGIVPIMPMGDAVKWLEENVVPDFPQGYQHDYMGEARQYVQEGNALMFTFLLALCVIFLVLAAQFESWRDPLVIMVSVPLAICGALVALAWGLSTMNIYTQVGIITLVGLISKHGILICEVAREQQLLKGLNKMDAVKVAARIRMRPILMTTAAMVSGLFPLLGAVGAGALSRFSIGIVIIAGLSIGTLFTLFVLPVIYTFIGKNHKPLQEFDEAVAPLALHEE, encoded by the coding sequence ATGCGTTTTACCGATCTCTTTATCAGGCGGCCCGTGCTGGCCGTCACCATCAGCCTGATGATGGTACTCTTCGGGTTGGAAGCATTACGGGGGATGGCGGTTCGGGAATACCCGAAAGTCACCAATACCGTCATCACCGTTACTACCAACTATTATGGTGCCAGTGCCGATGTGATCCAGGGGTTTATTACACAACCCGTGGAACAAGCCATCGCACAGGCTGAAAATATTGACTACATGACCTCTCGTAGTCAGTTAGGCAGCTCCACCATCACGGTGAATATGCGCCTTAACACCAATCCGAATGCGGCCTTGGCTGATGTACTGGCCAAGGTGAACTCCGTCCGGTCACAACTGCCGAAAGAGGCGGAGGATCCCTCCATCACCTCTTCGACGGGCAGTAATACTTCGATCTTGTATATTGCCTTCTCCAGTGCGGCGCTGAACTCCTCTCAGCTTACCGATTATCTGGAGCGCGTGATCAAGCCGCAGCTGTTTACCGTCCCAGGTGTTGCGAAAGTGAACCTGTATGGCGGTACCCAGTTCGCGATGCGCATCTGGCTGGATCCGTTGAAGATGGGGGCTTATAACCTCTCCTCCTCGCAGGTCATGTCGGTCTTGCAGGCCAACAACTATCAGTCGGCACCGGGTCAGGCAACTGGCTATTTTGTGCTGTACAACGCCGAAGCGGATACCCAGATCAACAGTACCCAACAGCTGGAAGATCTGGTGGTCGCCAGCCATGATGGCGCCGTGATCCGGGTACGCGATATCGCCAAAGTGACGCTGGAGAAAAACCACGATATCTACCGCGCCCTGGCCAATGGTAAAGAAGCGGTGATCATTGGGGTTGACTCTTCACCGTCTGCCAACCCGCTGGATATTGCCGCGAATGTGCGCAAGCTGTTGCCGGATTTTGAGCACAACCTGCCCAATACCATGCAGATGAAACTGCTGTACGATTCTACCCAAGCGATCAATGAATCGATCCATGAGGTGTTAAAGACCATTGTAGAAGCGGCAGCTATCGTATTGGTGGTCATTGCACTGTTCCTCGGCTCGATGCGGGCGGTGGTGATCCCGATTGTGACGATCCCGCTATCCCTGATCGGGGTGGTCATGCTGATGCAGATGTTTGGCTTCTCAATCAACCTCATCACGCTGTTAGCCATGGTGCTGGCGATCGGTCTGGTGGTCGACGATGCGATCGTCGTGGTCGAGAACGTCGACCGGCATATCAAGGCGGGTGAAAGTCCGTTCCGGGCCGCCATCATCGGTACGCGGGAAATTGCCAATCCGGTCATAACCATGACCATTACGCTCGCGGCAGTTTATACGCCGATTGCGCTGATGGGCGGCGTCACCGGCTCGATCTTTAAGGAATTTGCGCTGACACTGGCGGGGGCCGTGTTCATCTCCGGTGTCATTGCACTGACCTTATCGCCGATGATGTGTTCGCAGATGCTGAAGGCGCATGTCAATCCAAACCGTTTTGAGAAAGCGGTCGAAAATACGCTGAACTCAATTACGGCGGCTTACAGTCGGATGCTGGATAAGGTGATGACCCGTCGTCCGGTCATTATTGCGTTTGGTCTGATCGTGTTAGCCGTCATGCCGTTACTGTTTAAGCTGATCCCGGCTGAACTGGCTCCTTCAGAAGACCGTGGCGCCTATCTGATGATGGCCAAGGCTCCGAATACCGCCAATCTGGACTATATCCAGAAGAACGTGGCCGAAGCGGGCAATCAACTGATGAAAGATCCGGCGATGTCGACCAATCTGGCGCTGGCTGGGATCCCCAACAGTAACCAGGGGCTGGCGATTGCGATCCTGAAACCGTGGAGTGAGCGTGACAAAGCGCCGGTCGTATTGCAACGCACCAACGCGGCTTTGCAAAGCATTCCGGGCGTGGCCATCAGTTCATTCCCATTCCCTGAATTGCCGGGAGCTGGCGGCGGATTACCGTTACAGTTGGTGATCACGACACCAAACGAATTCCGCAATCTGTTTGAAGTCGCCAGCGATGCATTGGCAAAAATCAAAACCAACCGTCAGTTCGTATATACCGATCTGGATCTGGCTTTTGATTCCGCCACGATGCACATCAAGATCAATCGGGATAAAGCCGGTGCTTATGGCGTCACCATGCAGGATATCGCTTCGACGCTGAGCGCCATGATGGGGGATGGTAACGTCAACCGTGTCTCGCTGAATGGCCGCAGTTATGAGGTGATCCCGCAGGTGGAACGTCAGTTCCGTCTCAACCCGGAATCACTCAAAAACTACTATGTGCTGTCCGCCAGCGGACAATCGATCCCGCTGAGCAATTTGGTGTCGGTTGAACTGAAAAGTGAGATCCGGGCCTTACCGCACTATAACCAGCTAAACGCAGCCACCATTGGGATTGTACCAATCATGCCGATGGGCGATGCGGTCAAATGGCTGGAAGAGAATGTGGTACCTGATTTCCCGCAAGGGTATCAGCACGACTATATGGGGGAAGCCCGTCAGTACGTGCAGGAAGGGAATGCGCTGATGTTCACGTTCCTGCTGGCATTGTGCGTGATCTTCCTGGTACTGGCTGCGCAGTTTGAAAGCTGGCGCGATCCGCTGGTGATCATGGTGTCGGTGCCGCTGGCTATCTGTGGTGCGCTGGTGGCGCTGGCCTGGGGATTATCGACGATGAATATCTATACCCAGGTGGGGATCATCACGCTAGTCGGGCTCATCAGTAAACACGGGATCCTGATCTGTGAGGTGGCCCGTGAACAGCAATTACTGAAAGGGCTGAACAAGATGGATGCGGTGAAAGTCGCAGCCCGCATTCGTATGCGCCCGATCCTGATGACGACCGCAGCCATGGTGTCCGGCTTGTTCCCGCTGCTGGGTGCGGTCGGCGCCGGAGCCCTGAGCCGGTTCAGTATCGGTATCGTGATCATTGCCGGTCTGAGCATCGGTACGCTGTTTACCCTGTTTGTACTGCCGGTGATTTATACCTTTATTGGTAAAAACCACAAGCCGCTGCAGGAGTTTGACGAAGCGGTTGCCCCGCTGGCGTTGCACGAAGAATAG
- a CDS encoding efflux RND transporter periplasmic adaptor subunit, whose protein sequence is MKKWIIIMILIVLLLFGSVIGFNFYKFAQMGKAMASKPAPVFPVTTLTVKGHDWSPTIEAIGFIEPNQGLDISTQVAGTVDKLSFESGEKVKKGTLLLSLNTDVERANLKSSLGKLPAAKANYERMRSLYGKGGVSKGNLDDAQAEYLSLQGQIDSLQATIDRMTIRAPFNGQVGLRNVFLGQYLKAGDNIVRLEDTSVMKIRFTIAQTDLSKVKVGQSINIFVDAYPQRPFTGKIAAIEPAVKQLSGVVEVQASIPNAEGLLRSGMYAKVQVLLPVIKDQIIIPQTAINFTLYGQTVYVVENGKNIKGQPATIAKQVVVNVGERNEDVAHVLSGLKIGDIVVTSGQIRLSNGSQVKAEEDNTLAKPATLPAL, encoded by the coding sequence ATGAAAAAATGGATAATCATCATGATATTGATCGTACTGTTGCTATTTGGCAGTGTGATTGGTTTCAATTTTTATAAGTTTGCTCAGATGGGTAAAGCCATGGCCAGCAAACCGGCACCGGTTTTCCCAGTCACCACGCTGACCGTCAAAGGCCACGATTGGTCACCGACGATTGAAGCTATCGGTTTTATCGAACCCAATCAGGGTCTGGATATCAGCACACAGGTTGCCGGTACCGTAGATAAACTGTCGTTTGAATCAGGTGAAAAGGTCAAAAAAGGCACGTTATTGCTGTCTCTGAATACCGATGTGGAACGTGCAAATCTGAAAAGTTCACTTGGGAAATTACCGGCGGCAAAAGCCAATTATGAGCGGATGCGCAGCCTGTATGGCAAAGGCGGTGTCTCTAAAGGAAATCTGGATGATGCCCAGGCGGAGTATCTTTCTTTGCAAGGGCAGATCGATTCCCTGCAGGCCACCATTGACCGCATGACGATCCGGGCCCCATTCAATGGGCAGGTCGGGTTACGGAATGTGTTTTTAGGGCAGTATCTAAAAGCAGGAGACAATATCGTCCGTCTGGAAGATACCTCGGTGATGAAGATCCGCTTCACGATCGCCCAGACTGATTTGTCCAAAGTGAAGGTCGGGCAGTCGATCAATATTTTTGTCGATGCGTATCCGCAGCGTCCTTTCACCGGCAAAATTGCGGCGATTGAACCCGCCGTCAAGCAATTATCCGGTGTCGTTGAGGTTCAGGCATCGATTCCGAATGCCGAAGGTTTATTGCGCTCCGGGATGTATGCCAAAGTCCAGGTGCTGTTACCTGTCATAAAAGATCAGATCATCATTCCGCAAACCGCCATTAATTTTACCCTTTACGGACAAACGGTTTATGTCGTCGAAAATGGTAAGAATATCAAAGGCCAGCCGGCAACCATTGCCAAACAGGTAGTGGTGAATGTCGGCGAGCGAAATGAAGATGTTGCCCATGTGCTGAGTGGTCTGAAAATCGGCGATATCGTGGTGACATCCGGTCAGATCCGTTTATCAAACGGCAGCCAGGTCAAGGCGGAGGAAGACAATACCCTCGCTAAACCGGCGACTTTGCCTGCACTGTAA